A stretch of Streptomyces vietnamensis DNA encodes these proteins:
- a CDS encoding MFS transporter, which yields MTDARLRRGRGSLAGSFFVQGVTFALLVTRIPAIQDQYGISDGLLPAFLAAVPILAGVASVATEKVVARVGPAVVLRWAQPFVLLALLAVGLGSQLWHAAIALGLFGIAVGSLDASMNMLGVSLQRAYGRSIMLGFHASYSLGGIAGASLAWVGAHWHLSLFVSYLPVVAVLLPAAFVGSRWYVAGGDSGAVEAGDGKGSGVVFKVLLPLCLVMTFAYIGDSTVSNWSAKYLQDVLHSSEELATVPYNAYMVTTLLGRAVGDFGVRRFGAVVVVRVGAVLAALGFAVVAAAPGAWAGIAGFTVLGLGLSVIVPQTFAAAGRLFPGASDAAVARLNVFNYVGFLVGSPLVGALGDAWSYRGAMLVPMVLVLVTVVYATSFGAREARYGGGHEQPRTVDVG from the coding sequence ATGACGGATGCGCGGTTGAGGCGTGGGCGGGGATCCCTGGCGGGCAGTTTCTTCGTGCAGGGGGTCACCTTCGCCCTGCTCGTGACTCGAATACCGGCGATCCAGGACCAGTACGGGATCTCGGACGGGCTGCTGCCGGCCTTCCTGGCCGCCGTCCCGATCCTGGCGGGTGTGGCGAGCGTGGCGACCGAGAAGGTCGTCGCCCGGGTGGGGCCCGCGGTCGTGCTGCGGTGGGCGCAGCCCTTCGTGCTCCTGGCGCTTCTTGCCGTCGGGCTCGGGTCCCAGCTCTGGCACGCGGCGATCGCGCTCGGGCTCTTCGGGATCGCGGTCGGTTCGCTCGACGCCTCCATGAACATGCTGGGGGTGAGCCTCCAGCGGGCGTACGGGCGGAGCATCATGCTCGGCTTCCACGCCTCGTACAGCCTCGGCGGGATCGCGGGGGCCTCGCTGGCCTGGGTGGGGGCCCACTGGCACCTGTCGCTGTTCGTGTCGTACCTGCCGGTGGTGGCCGTGCTGCTGCCCGCCGCGTTCGTCGGCAGCCGGTGGTACGTGGCCGGTGGGGACTCCGGGGCGGTCGAGGCGGGGGACGGCAAGGGGAGCGGTGTCGTCTTCAAGGTGCTGCTGCCGCTCTGTCTGGTGATGACCTTCGCGTACATCGGGGACTCGACGGTCTCCAACTGGAGCGCCAAGTACCTCCAGGACGTGCTCCACAGCTCGGAGGAGCTGGCGACCGTGCCGTACAACGCGTACATGGTGACGACGCTGCTCGGGCGGGCCGTCGGGGACTTCGGGGTGCGGCGGTTCGGGGCCGTCGTGGTCGTCCGGGTGGGGGCGGTGCTCGCGGCGCTCGGGTTCGCGGTGGTCGCGGCGGCGCCGGGTGCCTGGGCGGGGATCGCCGGGTTCACGGTGCTCGGGCTCGGGCTGAGCGTGATCGTGCCGCAGACCTTCGCCGCGGCGGGGAGGTTGTTCCCGGGGGCCAGTGACGCGGCGGTCGCGCGGCTCAACGTCTTCAACTACGTGGGGTTCCTCGTCGGGTCCCCTCTGGTGGGTGCGCTCGGGGACGCGTGGAGCTATCGGGGGGCCATGTTGGTGCCGATGGTGCTGGTCCTGGTGACGGTGGTGTATGCCACGTCGTTCGGTGCGCGAGAGGCCCGATACGGTGGCGGGCATGAGCAGCCGCGCACTGTTGATGTGGGATGA
- a CDS encoding HAD family hydrolase: MRYDLVIFDNDGVLVDSEPISNTLLAGYLTELGHPTTYEESVRDYMGSAMHRIHELVEERSGQRLPADFDDVFHARVFAAFQAELAAVPGAADVLKGLAAVGAPYCVASSGSHERIRVGHRTTGLDAYFGDETIFSAEDVGRGKPAPDLFLYAAERMGVAPERCVVVEDSGPGVQAALAAGMDVYGFTAMTPEAKLSGAKGFFGGMDELLAILGT, encoded by the coding sequence ATGCGATACGACCTGGTCATCTTCGACAACGACGGTGTGCTCGTGGACAGCGAGCCCATCTCCAACACCCTGCTGGCCGGCTATCTGACGGAGCTCGGGCACCCCACCACGTACGAGGAGTCCGTGCGGGACTACATGGGATCCGCCATGCATCGCATCCATGAGCTGGTCGAGGAGCGGAGCGGGCAGCGGTTGCCGGCGGACTTCGACGACGTCTTCCACGCGCGCGTGTTCGCCGCGTTCCAGGCGGAGTTGGCGGCCGTGCCGGGGGCCGCGGACGTGCTCAAGGGGCTCGCCGCGGTCGGGGCTCCGTACTGTGTGGCCTCCTCGGGGAGCCATGAGCGGATCCGGGTCGGGCACCGGACGACCGGGCTCGACGCGTACTTCGGGGACGAGACGATCTTCAGTGCCGAGGACGTGGGCCGTGGCAAGCCGGCTCCCGACCTGTTCCTGTACGCCGCCGAGCGGATGGGGGTCGCTCCCGAGCGGTGTGTGGTCGTCGAGGACAGCGGGCCCGGCGTGCAGGCCGCCCTGGCGGCCGGGATGGACGTGTACGGGTTCACCGCGATGACGCCGGAGGCCAAGCTCAGCGGGGCCAAGGGGTTCTTCGGGGGGATGGACGAGCTCCTCGCGATTTTGGGGACGTGA
- a CDS encoding GlxA family transcriptional regulator, with protein MPAIDALLPDVPRNPTSHPQRIALVAFPGIRAFDVSVITEVWDSDRTLRGVPPFELRRTAADPHTPIPLRGGLTLTPDRPLGWLDDLTPTDLVVVPGIEDPYVDLPAPVLDALRRAHTAGIPVASLCAGAFVLARAGLLDGRRAVTHWHLAGTLAALHPAVQVEPDALFVEDTGIWTSAGTAAGIDLCLHLIRTAHGAEAAATVARSMVTAPFRTGTQAQFIEHPTPRADRDADALAAVRAHALAHLAEPHTVASLAALAGMSPRSFARHFQATTGTTPLHWLITQRVAAAQKLLERTDHPLPEVARRAGFGSEVTMRQHFASHLGTSPRDYRHAFRHPGRGTPTEQG; from the coding sequence ATGCCAGCGATCGATGCTTTACTGCCAGACGTGCCACGGAACCCCACATCCCACCCCCAGCGCATCGCACTCGTCGCCTTCCCCGGCATCCGCGCCTTCGACGTCTCCGTCATCACCGAGGTCTGGGACAGCGACCGCACCCTCCGCGGCGTCCCGCCCTTCGAACTCCGCCGCACCGCCGCCGACCCGCACACCCCCATCCCCCTGCGCGGCGGCCTCACCCTCACCCCCGACCGCCCGCTCGGCTGGCTCGACGACCTCACCCCCACCGACCTGGTCGTCGTCCCCGGCATCGAGGACCCCTACGTCGACCTCCCGGCCCCCGTCCTCGACGCCCTCCGCCGCGCCCACACCGCCGGCATCCCGGTCGCCTCGCTCTGCGCCGGCGCCTTCGTCCTCGCCCGCGCGGGCCTCCTGGACGGCCGCCGCGCCGTCACCCACTGGCACCTGGCCGGCACCCTGGCCGCCCTCCACCCGGCCGTCCAGGTCGAACCGGACGCCCTCTTCGTCGAGGACACCGGCATCTGGACCTCGGCCGGCACCGCCGCGGGCATCGACCTCTGCCTCCACCTGATCCGCACCGCCCACGGAGCGGAGGCGGCAGCCACCGTCGCCCGCTCGATGGTCACGGCCCCCTTCCGTACGGGGACCCAGGCCCAGTTCATCGAGCACCCCACACCCCGCGCCGACCGCGACGCCGACGCCCTCGCCGCCGTACGCGCCCACGCCCTGGCCCACCTCGCCGAACCGCACACCGTCGCGAGCCTGGCCGCCCTCGCCGGCATGTCCCCCCGCTCCTTCGCCCGCCACTTCCAGGCCACCACGGGGACGACCCCCCTCCACTGGCTCATCACCCAGCGCGTCGCCGCAGCCCAGAAGCTCCTCGAACGCACCGACCACCCCCTCCCCGAGGTCGCCCGCCGCGCGGGCTTCGGCAGCGAGGTCACGATGCGCCAGCACTTCGCCTCCCACCTGGGCACCAGCCCCCGCGACTACCGCCACGCCTTCCGTCACCCGGGCAGAGGTACGCCCACGGAGCAGGGTTGA
- a CDS encoding cysteine hydrolase family protein has product MEINENAALVVIDVQKGFEQEFWGRRNNPEAEANIAALIDAWQETGRPVVFVRHDSPRAGSPLEPGTEGNAFKDFVEERRGKGSGPELFVTKSVNSAFYGEPDLDAWLKGAGVEQFVVVGIQTNMCNETTARMGGNLGYDVLFPLDAMHTFDLAGPFGWTQTAEELTRATAVSLHGGRFARVVSTEDVLKGASAK; this is encoded by the coding sequence ATGGAGATCAACGAGAACGCAGCGCTGGTGGTCATCGACGTGCAGAAGGGCTTCGAGCAGGAGTTCTGGGGGCGGCGGAACAATCCGGAGGCGGAGGCGAACATCGCGGCTCTGATCGACGCCTGGCAGGAGACGGGGCGGCCGGTCGTCTTCGTACGGCACGACTCGCCTCGGGCGGGTTCGCCGCTGGAGCCGGGGACCGAGGGGAACGCGTTCAAGGACTTCGTGGAGGAGCGGCGGGGGAAGGGGTCCGGGCCTGAGCTCTTCGTGACGAAGTCCGTGAACTCCGCCTTCTACGGGGAGCCCGATCTGGATGCATGGCTGAAGGGGGCCGGGGTCGAGCAGTTCGTGGTCGTCGGGATCCAGACCAACATGTGCAACGAGACGACCGCCCGGATGGGCGGGAACCTGGGGTACGACGTGCTGTTCCCGCTGGATGCCATGCACACCTTCGACCTGGCGGGGCCGTTCGGCTGGACGCAGACGGCGGAGGAGCTGACCCGGGCGACGGCGGTGTCGCTGCACGGCGGGCGGTTCGCCCGGGTCGTGTCCACGGAGGACGTGCTGAAGGGTGCTTCCGCGAAGTAG